From one Amphiura filiformis chromosome 13, Afil_fr2py, whole genome shotgun sequence genomic stretch:
- the LOC140168758 gene encoding galactosylceramide sulfotransferase-like, which produces MDRVCQAQNKAVFIKTHKTASTTAASIFERYGYSHNLMFALPWITHIFDENKLFNRDMVMTFRGMTTFDMITNHGRFNCKEMEAVVPHAKFVTIIRDPVGQFESAFGYFEMASNLGISKKPDPLAVFLKHPANYYKKSFHMKVQSWNGQLFDLGLNHSYCSDTSKVAKHITKLDKELDLVMLTEYFDESLILLRKLMCWSYEQILYLPKGVRNDAHRYSVSAQIAEEIREWNAADVQLYRHFNKTFWRKVKEYGPDFESDLQEFRQLQQKMLHMCIDTDKEGWGDYRETQFAHKKNAPKICDDLMRTDIEFVQLIRWKEMENEFGLAKLLGMIAGGIIYTIKEELADNRYFEEELIDSSVFKATTSMRSSIKIQKFYEM; this is translated from the exons ATGGATAGAGTATGTCAAGCACAAAACAAAGCTGTATTCATCAAAACACACAAAACGGCGAGTACCACCGCAGCATCCATATTTGAACGGTACGGCTACAGTCACAACCTCATGTTTGCTCTGCCGTGGATTACGCATATATTTGATGAGAACAAGTTGTTCAATCGAGACATGGTAATGACTTTTAGGGGTATGACCACATTTGACATGATCACAAACCACGGCCGGTTTAACTGCAAAGAAATGGAAGCTGTTGTACCGCATGCAAAGTTTGTGACGATTATTCGGGATCCCGTTGGGCAATTTGAATCTGCGTTTGGCTATTTTGAAATGGCCAGTAATTTAGGTATCTCTAAGAAGCCTGATCCACTTGCAGTCTTCTTGAAGCATCCAGCCAATTATTATAAGAAAAGTTTTCATATGAAAGTGCAAAGTTGGAATGGGCAGCTGTTTGACTTGGGTTTGAATCACAGTTATTGCTCTGACACTAGTAAAGTAGCGAAACACATAACTAAACTAGATAAAGAACTAGACTTGGTTATGCTCACAGAATATTTTGATGAGTCATTAATTTTGCTGCGCAAATTGATGTGCTGGAGCTATGAACAAATTCTATACCTCCCCAAAGGAGTTCGAAACGACGCACACCGTTACAGTGTGTCGGCGCAAATAGCCGAAGAAATTCGGGAGTGGAATGCAGCTGATGTGCAGCTGTACCGTCATTTCAACAAGACCTTTTGGAGGAAAGTCAAGGAATACGGGCCAGATTTTGAATCGGATCTGCAGGAATTTCGTCAACTCCAACAAAAAATGTTGCATATGTGCATAGATACGGACAAGGAAGGATGGGGTGATTATCGGGAGACGCAATTTGCACATAAGAAAAACGCTCCCAAAATATGCGATGATTTGATGAGAACGGATATTGAGTTTGTGCAGCTTATACGTTGGAAAGAGATGGAGAACGAATTTGGACTTGCCAAACTATTAGGGATGATCGCGGGCGGCatcatctatactattaaagaggaacttgccgataatcgatactttgaagaggaactgatcgattcatcg GTCTTCAAAGCAACTACAAGTATGCGAAGCTCAATCAAAATTCAgaagttttatgaaatgtag
- the LOC140168759 gene encoding uncharacterized protein, whose translation MRVTHKIKPIIHQYFMGDHTLEQVDHHPYLGVELTSDMSWRKHIIQVAVKANRTLGLLRRNLSCCDKATKSTAYGALVRPLLEYCHTIWDPYQQTNKDTIDKVQRRAARFVFNDYSRHSSVSNMLGQLDWDSLETRRTRARLQLVYKETHGLVPNNIRHLLKTQDQTSRPKTRQSAGNFIYTHVSANKNCYLRSLYPRTIPTWNVLPDHLRCAPTLQNFKDQLQTIDVDKLHKRPSSKN comes from the coding sequence ATGAGAGTTACACACAAAATCAAACCAATCATTCATCAATATTTTATGGGTGACCATACCTTGGAACAGGTTGATCATCATCCATACTTGGGTGTGGAATTGACATCTGATATGTCATGGAGAAAGCATATTATTCAAGTTGCTGTTAAAGCAAACAGAACGTTAGGTCTTCTTAGAAGAAACCTGTCGTGTTGCGATAAGGCAACAAAATCAACTGCCTATGGTGCTTTAGTCCGTCCATTACTGGAGTATTGCCACACCATCTGGGACCCTtatcaacaaacaaataaagataCCATTGACAAAGTTCAACGACGAGCAGCTAGGTTCGTGTTTAATGACTACAGTCGCCACTCAAGTGTCTCCAACATGCTTGGCCAACTTGACTGGGATAGCCTTGAAACTCGTCGCACCAGAGCCCGACTTCAGCTTGTTTACAAAGAAACCCATGGACTTGTACCAAACAACATTAGACATCTCCTCAAAACCCAAGACCAGACATCTAGACCAAAGACGCGACAAAGTGCTGGGAACTTCATCTACACCCATGTCTCTGCAAACAAGAACTGCTACCTTAGATCACTCTACCCAAGAACTATACCCACCTGGAATGTGTTACCTGACCACCTACGATGCGCCCCAACACTTCAAAACTTCAAGGACCAGCTTCAGACCATCGACGTCGACAAACTGCACAAACGACCGAGTAGCAAAAATTAG